A genomic window from Castor canadensis chromosome 18, mCasCan1.hap1v2, whole genome shotgun sequence includes:
- the Gucd1 gene encoding protein GUCD1 isoform X2, whose translation MRTEAEAAGSPLEPGDFVQLPVPIIQQLYHWDCGLACSRMVLRYLGQLDDGEFESALQELQLTRSIWTIDLAYLMRHFGVRHRFCTQTLGVDKGYKNQSFYRKHFDTEETRVNQLFAQAKACKVLVEKCTVSVQDIQAHLAQGHVAIVLVNSGVLHCDLCSSPVKYCCFAPSGHRCFCRTPDYQGHFIVLRGYNRATGCIFYNNPAYADRMCSTSISNFEEARTSYGTDEDILFVYLDS comes from the exons GGGATTTTGTGCAGCTGCCTGTACCTATCATTCAGCAGCTCTACCACTGGGACTGTGGCCTGGCCTGCTCCAGGATGGTACTGAG GTACCTGGGCCAGCTGGACGATGGAGAGTTTGAGAGTGCCCTACAAGAGCTACAGCTGACCAGGAGCATCTGGACCATTGACCTAGCCTACCTGATGCGCCACTTTGGTGTGAGGCACCGCTTTTGTACCCAGACTCTGGGTGTTGACAAGGGCTACAAGAACCAG TCCTTCTACAGGAAGCACTTTGACACTGAGGAGACCAGGGTGAACCAGCTGTTTGCACAAGCCAAGGCCTGCAAGGTGCTAGTGGAAAAATG CACAGTAAGCGTGCAGGACATCCAAGCGCATCTGGCGCAGGGCCATGTGGCCATTGTGCTGGTGAACTCAGGGGTACTGCATTGTGACCTGTGCTCCAGTCCCGTCAAGTACTGCTGCTTCGCTCCCAGTGGCCATCGCTGCTTCTGCCGCACCCCTGACTACCAGGGCCACTTCATCGTTCTGCGTGGCTACAACAGGGCCACTGGCTGCATTTTCTACAACAACCCAGCCTATGCTGATC GAATGTGCAGTACCAGCATCAGTAACTTTGAGGAGGCCAGAACCAGCTATGGCACAGACGAGGACATCCTCTTTGTCTACCTGGACAGCTGA
- the Gucd1 gene encoding protein GUCD1 isoform X1 — MRTEAEAAGSPLEPGDFVQLPVPIIQQLYHWDCGLACSRMVLRYLGQLDDGEFESALQELQLTRSIWTIDLAYLMRHFGVRHRFCTQTLGVDKGYKNQSFYRKHFDTEETRVNQLFAQAKACKVLVEKCTVSVQDIQAHLAQGHVAIVLVNSGVLHCDLCSSPVKYCCFAPSGHRCFCRTPDYQGHFIVLRGYNRATGCIFYNNPAYADPGMCSTSISNFEEARTSYGTDEDILFVYLDS; from the exons GGGATTTTGTGCAGCTGCCTGTACCTATCATTCAGCAGCTCTACCACTGGGACTGTGGCCTGGCCTGCTCCAGGATGGTACTGAG GTACCTGGGCCAGCTGGACGATGGAGAGTTTGAGAGTGCCCTACAAGAGCTACAGCTGACCAGGAGCATCTGGACCATTGACCTAGCCTACCTGATGCGCCACTTTGGTGTGAGGCACCGCTTTTGTACCCAGACTCTGGGTGTTGACAAGGGCTACAAGAACCAG TCCTTCTACAGGAAGCACTTTGACACTGAGGAGACCAGGGTGAACCAGCTGTTTGCACAAGCCAAGGCCTGCAAGGTGCTAGTGGAAAAATG CACAGTAAGCGTGCAGGACATCCAAGCGCATCTGGCGCAGGGCCATGTGGCCATTGTGCTGGTGAACTCAGGGGTACTGCATTGTGACCTGTGCTCCAGTCCCGTCAAGTACTGCTGCTTCGCTCCCAGTGGCCATCGCTGCTTCTGCCGCACCCCTGACTACCAGGGCCACTTCATCGTTCTGCGTGGCTACAACAGGGCCACTGGCTGCATTTTCTACAACAACCCAGCCTATGCTGATC CAGGAATGTGCAGTACCAGCATCAGTAACTTTGAGGAGGCCAGAACCAGCTATGGCACAGACGAGGACATCCTCTTTGTCTACCTGGACAGCTGA